One window of Bacteroides sp. AN502(2024) genomic DNA carries:
- a CDS encoding TlpA family protein disulfide reductase, whose amino-acid sequence MKFRLLLLCILCSSFTLNKKTIQIKGIVNDEFTIDSQWIYWFFLIENECLVDSFFLEKGQQTFYFEKEMENDCFMSWITFEKKGPLQMELILEPEEHVTVYATSETSRFPLTVGSIGTMEQYKYVKERKWLNQKIEQLGSALINMKDSAIYKNIMDSIQYYTEFRAIGHQLQFLKETKSAQNYCTKLLVMRDDNTIPKELLDSLENVMLKRFPDSESVKQYFSSSIPAPATEKGEAVFQRYREIIQRRTKSFKSFYSPTKEFLSNNKSPHYVLGNKVTDIELKDINGKSQRLFDIKEKYILIDFWASWCAPCCKSYPELLEVRTKYKDSLNIYAISIDEKYTLWEKAVGRLDPEQLFIHVNAIPGTTEANMLKDLFGITRLPANFLLDEDRKIIAVDLRGEDLKRTVNELMNSKCCE is encoded by the coding sequence ATGAAATTTAGACTGTTATTATTGTGTATCCTCTGTTCTTCTTTTACATTAAATAAAAAAACGATACAGATAAAAGGAATAGTAAATGATGAGTTTACTATTGATTCTCAATGGATATACTGGTTTTTTCTTATAGAAAATGAATGTTTAGTAGATTCATTCTTTTTAGAAAAGGGACAACAAACTTTCTATTTTGAAAAAGAAATGGAAAATGATTGTTTTATGAGTTGGATAACTTTTGAAAAAAAGGGGCCTTTACAAATGGAACTTATATTGGAACCGGAAGAGCATGTCACAGTGTATGCAACCTCGGAAACTTCTAGATTCCCTTTGACAGTCGGTTCTATTGGTACAATGGAACAATATAAATATGTAAAAGAACGTAAGTGGCTTAATCAAAAAATTGAGCAATTAGGGAGTGCATTGATAAATATGAAAGATAGTGCTATATATAAGAATATAATGGATAGTATACAATATTACACGGAATTTCGAGCTATAGGGCATCAACTCCAATTCTTGAAAGAGACAAAATCAGCACAAAACTATTGTACTAAACTACTTGTTATGCGTGATGATAATACTATTCCTAAAGAGTTGTTAGATAGTTTAGAGAACGTAATGCTTAAACGTTTTCCTGATAGCGAATCTGTTAAACAATATTTTTCTTCTTCAATTCCTGCCCCTGCTACAGAAAAAGGAGAAGCTGTATTTCAAAGGTATAGGGAAATTATTCAAAGACGAACAAAATCCTTTAAGTCTTTTTATTCTCCTACCAAAGAGTTTTTATCAAATAATAAGTCTCCTCATTATGTATTAGGGAATAAAGTTACCGACATAGAATTGAAGGATATTAATGGAAAATCTCAAAGGCTTTTTGATATTAAGGAAAAATATATTCTTATTGATTTTTGGGCAAGCTGGTGTGCCCCTTGTTGTAAAAGTTATCCAGAATTACTTGAAGTACGGACAAAATATAAGGATTCATTGAACATTTACGCAATTTCTATTGATGAAAAGTATACATTATGGGAAAAAGCGGTAGGAAGGCTTGATCCTGAACAATTATTTATTCACGTCAATGCTATACCCGGAACAACAGAAGCAAACATGTTAAAAGATCTATTTGGAATTACTCGTTTGCCTGCAAACTTTTTGCTTGATGAGGACAGGAAAATTATAGCAGTAGATCTTAGAGGGGAAGATTTGAAAAGAACAGTAAATGAACTTATGAATAGTAAGTGTTGTGAATAA
- a CDS encoding TIGR04149 family rSAM-modified RiPP, which yields MKKLSKLKLKEFHEMSDFEMRNVVGGHAEYTESSWYSQGEYLFYCMADFVGPTYGDPETTVELGAVCARTCREASQKVRETLSKQGVESFGVSCR from the coding sequence ATGAAAAAGTTAAGTAAACTGAAACTAAAAGAGTTTCATGAAATGAGTGACTTTGAGATGAGAAATGTTGTGGGAGGACATGCGGAATACACAGAGTCTTCATGGTACTCCCAAGGAGAATATTTATTTTATTGTATGGCTGATTTTGTCGGTCCCACATATGGAGATCCGGAAACAACTGTCGAATTGGGTGCTGTTTGTGCAAGAACCTGCAGGGAAGCTAGTCAGAAAGTGAGAGAAACTTTATCTAAGCAAGGAGTAGAGAGTTTTGGAGTTTCGTGTAGATAA
- a CDS encoding TlpA family protein disulfide reductase yields MKKVYSLLLIWILISCQAISHSDNYKLYVTLENAPFDSLYILECTQDRYLFFSGEKTSEFTWEFTIPDSIIHNSTDMRLKLSKYDYINKQSKSIRFLHEVNGKKNVIGNIGVQGRNNYIHAIYVGESIFPNEYFFTKIGEKDTIMLGELVDEDFKLVLKEDNSDITVRSQDPFFCAFLNSRNEDISYDEYMKQYVRLSQKYPDSWYLISSLASSLYLFKTKEDVLSIYQNLSDSSKNTHWGEKIERYLYSKFSNSSLPTFDNAGYENIVQDSLKYNLLVFTASWCHACIEEIPLLKQIYKDLNSCLDITYISLDEENEGASFQQLIYKEKIPWRTLLAYKDIKNIEDKYFVVGVPHCILVYPNQTWEFIEIRDNEQLKKLYSLCSI; encoded by the coding sequence ATGAAAAAAGTATATTCGCTTCTGTTGATATGGATATTAATTTCCTGTCAAGCTATTTCACATTCCGATAATTATAAACTATATGTTACGTTAGAGAATGCGCCTTTTGATTCTTTATATATTCTTGAGTGTACCCAAGATAGGTATTTGTTTTTTTCCGGAGAAAAAACAAGTGAATTTACATGGGAATTTACGATACCTGATAGTATAATCCATAATTCTACTGATATGCGTTTAAAATTATCTAAATACGATTATATAAACAAACAATCTAAATCGATAAGATTTCTTCATGAGGTTAATGGTAAGAAGAACGTTATTGGTAATATTGGCGTACAAGGCAGAAATAACTATATTCATGCAATTTATGTAGGAGAAAGTATATTCCCGAATGAGTATTTCTTTACTAAAATAGGGGAAAAAGATACGATTATGTTGGGAGAGCTTGTTGATGAAGATTTTAAACTAGTTCTCAAAGAGGATAATTCAGATATTACCGTTAGATCACAAGACCCTTTTTTTTGTGCTTTCCTTAATTCTAGGAATGAAGATATTTCTTATGATGAATATATGAAACAGTATGTGAGATTATCACAGAAATATCCGGATTCTTGGTATTTGATAAGTAGCCTTGCTTCTTCACTTTATCTTTTTAAGACCAAAGAAGATGTATTGAGTATTTACCAAAATCTTTCTGATAGCTCTAAAAATACCCATTGGGGTGAAAAGATAGAGCGTTATTTATATTCAAAATTCTCAAATAGCTCTCTGCCAACATTCGACAATGCAGGTTATGAAAATATTGTTCAAGATAGTTTAAAATATAATTTACTTGTATTTACAGCTTCATGGTGTCATGCTTGTATAGAGGAAATTCCTCTTTTAAAGCAGATTTACAAGGATTTAAATTCTTGCTTAGATATTACCTATATATCTTTGGATGAGGAAAATGAAGGTGCTTCTTTTCAGCAACTAATTTATAAAGAAAAGATTCCATGGCGTACCTTATTGGCATACAAGGATATTAAAAATATTGAGGATAAATATTTTGTTGTTGGAGTACCTCATTGTATACTAGTCTATCCAAATCAAACATGGGAATTTATAGAAATTAGAGATAATGAACAACTTAAGAAACTATATTCACTATGCAGTATATAA